The following proteins come from a genomic window of Sorghum bicolor cultivar BTx623 chromosome 3, Sorghum_bicolor_NCBIv3, whole genome shotgun sequence:
- the LOC8057548 gene encoding uncharacterized protein LOC8057548, which produces RTHQVTFTCVTLSRPGFIYVSSVVENDVEHQAPSTRSGLRDLYRASKLLVISRVSGQKVLPWMVSTSGAIRCFDTVSLSQKLSLHRHALRPILLHVLMWDGESDPPTLPAREPACPLPLPLPLPSPELPRHNSFACVEQRMQTEGDPGVMHERDTAGDASFRFHNFSLPNNWV; this is translated from the coding sequence AGAACTCATCAAGTCACTTTCACTTGTGTGACTCTGAGCAGGCCGGGTTTCATCTACGTCTCGTCCGTGGTGGAGAACGACGTCGAGCACCAGGCACCGTCGACGCGCTCGGGGCTCCGCGACCTCTATCGCGCGTCCAAGCTGCTGGTCATCTCGAGGGTGTCGGGCCAAAAGGTGCTGCCGTGGATGGTGTCCACTTCCGGCGCCATCCGGTGCTTCGACACCGTGTCCCTCAGCCAGAAACTGTCCCTGCACCGCCACGCTCTGCGCCCGATCCTTCTTCACGTGCTCATGTGGGACGGCGAGTCCGACCCGCCGACTCTGCCAGCGCGCGAGCCCGCCtgcccgctgccgctgccgctgcctttGCCGTCCCCGGAGTTGCCGCGGCACAACTCGTTTGCGTGCGTCGAACAGCGCATGCAGACGGAAGGGGACCCCGGGGTCATGCACGAGAGGGATACCGCTGGGGATGCATCCTTCAGGTTCCATAATTTCTCGCTGCCCAACAACTGGGTCTGA
- the LOC110433630 gene encoding basic proline-rich protein-like, protein MEGVLFLTDRSNTLHSAFTIQTSRPKSKPSFLGRRRRHPTRAPARPHGRPPPPRAPPGRAHARPPSAPPAARPPFSLDRRRRPRPRAPPAARPPPSAARSPALARSPARAHARPPPRSPRAAGTPDLAAHSPAPARAPGRAPACGFARRRALLPRPLAHCRASPPTAYPRTEEKEVGEGEVAPCCDVVSTIARFLEPPDVGEVLSKFSIDTYCLFMQEKSTSQETRRTPFVFVRVAVLPALRRLTTASTRTAPDVYRENDEEVLPKFCLG, encoded by the exons atggagggagtactcttTTTGACTGACAGGAGCAACACACTGCATAGTGCGTTCACTATACAGACTTCCAG GCCCAAATCAAAACCTTCCTTTctcggacgccgccgccgccaccccaCCCGCGCACCCGCGCGCCCGCACggccgtccgccgccgccgcgcgcgcctcCTGGCCGCGCGCACGCCCGCCCGCCGAGCGCGCCCCCGGCCGCGCGACCTCCCTTCTCTCTTGACCGCCGGCGCCGCCCCCGGCCGCGCGCGCCCCCGGCCGCCCGCCCGCCGCCCTCGGCCGCGCGCTCGCCCGCCCTCGCGCGCTCGCCCGCCCGCGCGCACGCTcgcccgccgccgcgctcgCCCCGGGCCGCGGGCACGCCCGACCTCGCCGCGCACTCGCCCGCCCCCGCGCGCGCCCCCGGCCGCGCGCCTGCCTGTGGCTtcgcccgccgccgcgcgctccTCCCCCGCCCGCTCGCCCACTGCCGCGCTTCCCCGCCCACCGCCTATCCGAGGACAGAGGAGAAGGAGGTGGGAGAAGGAGAAGTAGCCCCGTGTTGCGACGTGGTGTCTACCATCGCAAG GTTTTTGGAACCTCCCGATGTAGGGGAGGTGCTGTCGAAATTTTCAATTGACACCTATTGCCTTTTTATGCAGGAGAAGAGCACGTCGCAGGAGACCCGGAGGACGCCATTTGTCTTCGTCCGCGTCGCGGTTCTGCCTGCACTGCGTCGCCTCACCACTGCGTCGACTCGCACTGCACCG GACGTGTATCGGGAGAACGACgaggaggtgctgccgaaattttgTCTCGGATAG